Proteins encoded within one genomic window of Brachybacterium sp. P6-10-X1:
- a CDS encoding DUF4031 domain-containing protein gives MTVYADTPRWPRHGMVWGHLISDTSLTELHGIAARAALPPRSFDLDHYDWPEPARTDLEAVGVRFVEAGELTRILIRSGLRIRLVDRPAARARRSAEHAAQLGLAPVPQDLIWGPTGHVDPLPLPHEAAPGAFRMTRDDPAAPPRVEAHEMSGRRAAAALLEELDELSQQASGRVFIGQVLGGGD, from the coding sequence GTGACCGTCTACGCCGACACCCCGCGGTGGCCCCGCCACGGCATGGTCTGGGGCCACCTGATCTCGGACACCTCGCTCACGGAGCTGCACGGTATCGCGGCCCGGGCCGCCCTGCCGCCGCGCTCCTTCGACCTCGACCACTACGACTGGCCCGAACCGGCGCGCACCGACCTCGAGGCCGTCGGCGTCCGCTTCGTCGAGGCGGGGGAGCTCACCCGGATCCTCATCCGCTCCGGTCTGAGGATCCGCCTCGTCGACCGCCCTGCCGCCCGCGCCCGTCGCTCCGCCGAGCACGCGGCGCAGCTGGGCCTGGCTCCGGTCCCACAGGACCTGATCTGGGGACCGACCGGTCACGTCGACCCGCTTCCGCTGCCGCACGAGGCGGCACCGGGCGCCTTCCGGATGACGCGGGACGATCCTGCGGCCCCGCCCCGCGTGGAAGCACACGAGATGTCCGGACGCCGCGCCGCCGCGGCCCTGCTCGAGGAGCTCGACGAGCTCTCCCAGCAGGCGAGCGGGCGGGTGTTCATCGGCCAGGTGCTCGGTGGCGGGGACTGA
- a CDS encoding DNA repair helicase XPB — translation MTDGPLIVQSDKSLLLEVAHPRGQAARAAIAAFAELERAPEHVHTYRITDLGLWNARAAGYDAESVVAALVDHSRYPVPHALLIDVADTMDRYGRLQLLADPAHGLVLHALDRAVLEEVSRARRIQGMLGERIDEETVIVHPSARGALKQALLKLGWPAEDLAGYVDGESHAIALREEDWSLRPYQAEAVDSFRHGGSGVVVLPCGAGKTLVGAGAMAAMGRTTLILVTSTVSARQWKDELLARTTLTEDEIGEYSGATKEVRPITIATYQVLTTKRKGVHPHLELMSARDWGLIVYDEVHLLPAPVFRMTADLQARRRLGLTATLVREDGREGEVFSLIGPKRYDAPWKDIEGQGYIAPADCTEVRVAMPSADRMAYAMADVGDRPRLGAAHPAKIDVVQRIAAGHRGEPMLVIGQYLDQLEEIADQLDAELVTGRTPVRRRQELFAAFRSGELTRLVVSKVANFSVDLPEASVAVQVSGAFGSRQEEAQRLGRLLRPKADGRSAHFYTVVMRDTQDQDYAAHRQRFLAEQGYAYTIVDADEPETAHEGS, via the coding sequence ATGACCGACGGTCCCCTCATCGTCCAGAGCGACAAGTCCCTCCTGCTCGAGGTCGCCCACCCTCGGGGGCAGGCCGCCCGCGCCGCGATCGCCGCCTTCGCGGAGCTGGAGCGGGCGCCGGAGCACGTCCACACCTATCGGATCACGGATCTGGGCCTGTGGAACGCGCGCGCCGCGGGCTACGACGCCGAGTCCGTGGTGGCCGCGCTCGTGGACCATTCGCGCTACCCGGTCCCCCATGCGCTGCTGATCGACGTGGCGGACACGATGGACCGCTACGGGCGGCTGCAGCTGCTGGCCGACCCCGCCCACGGTCTGGTCCTGCACGCCCTGGACCGGGCCGTGCTCGAGGAGGTCTCCCGGGCCCGCCGCATCCAGGGGATGCTGGGCGAGCGGATCGACGAGGAGACCGTGATCGTCCACCCCTCCGCACGGGGCGCCCTCAAGCAGGCGCTGCTGAAGCTGGGGTGGCCCGCCGAGGACCTGGCCGGCTACGTCGACGGCGAGTCCCACGCCATCGCCCTGCGCGAGGAGGACTGGTCGCTGCGGCCGTACCAGGCCGAGGCGGTCGACAGCTTCCGCCACGGCGGCAGCGGCGTGGTCGTCCTCCCCTGCGGGGCGGGCAAGACTCTGGTCGGGGCCGGGGCGATGGCGGCGATGGGCCGCACCACGCTGATCCTGGTGACCTCGACGGTCTCGGCCCGCCAGTGGAAGGACGAGCTGCTGGCCCGGACCACACTGACCGAGGACGAGATCGGCGAGTACTCCGGGGCGACCAAGGAGGTCCGACCGATCACGATCGCGACCTATCAGGTGCTGACGACGAAGCGGAAGGGCGTCCATCCGCATCTGGAGCTGATGAGCGCCCGGGACTGGGGCCTGATCGTCTACGACGAGGTCCACCTGCTGCCGGCTCCCGTCTTCCGCATGACCGCGGATCTGCAGGCTCGGCGCCGTCTGGGCCTGACCGCGACCCTGGTGCGCGAGGACGGCCGCGAGGGTGAGGTGTTCTCGCTGATCGGGCCCAAGCGCTATGACGCCCCGTGGAAGGACATCGAGGGTCAGGGCTACATCGCCCCGGCCGACTGCACCGAGGTCCGGGTCGCGATGCCGTCGGCGGACCGCATGGCCTATGCGATGGCCGACGTCGGGGACCGACCCCGGCTCGGCGCCGCGCATCCGGCCAAGATCGACGTGGTCCAGCGCATCGCCGCCGGGCATCGGGGCGAACCGATGCTGGTGATCGGCCAGTACCTCGACCAGCTCGAGGAGATCGCCGACCAGCTGGACGCCGAGCTCGTCACCGGCCGGACGCCGGTCCGGCGCCGCCAGGAGCTGTTCGCGGCCTTCCGGAGCGGGGAGCTGACGCGACTGGTGGTCTCCAAGGTCGCGAACTTCTCGGTCGACCTCCCGGAGGCCTCGGTCGCGGTGCAGGTCAGCGGTGCCTTCGGGTCTCGGCAGGAGGAGGCGCAGCGCCTGGGCCGCCTGCTGCGTCCGAAGGCCGACGGGCGGTCCGCGCACTTCTACACCGTGGTCATGCGAGACACCCAGGACCAGGACTATGCGGCCCATCGCCAGCGCTTCCTGGCGGAGCAGGGCTACGCCTACACGATCGTGGACGCCGACGAGCCGGAGACCGCGCACGAGGGGAGCTGA
- a CDS encoding response regulator transcription factor produces the protein MTTTATTEDQDFEARLLVVDDEPNIRDLLATSLRFAGFEVFTASTGNEAIREATEHQPDLVVLDVMLPDMDGFTVTRRLRDRGEQYPILFLTAKDETQDKVAGLTVGGDDYVTKPFSLEEVVARIRAVLRRTHGGHDATIDSSLVVGDLRLDEDSHEVYRADVTIELSPTEFKLLRYLMLNAGRVVSKTQILDHVWDYDWSGEVGIVESYISYLRRKIDVIGDPMIHTKRGIGYVLRAADAS, from the coding sequence ATGACTACGACTGCCACGACCGAAGACCAGGATTTCGAGGCCCGACTGCTCGTCGTGGACGATGAGCCGAACATCCGCGACCTCCTCGCGACATCCCTGCGTTTCGCCGGCTTCGAGGTGTTCACCGCCTCCACCGGCAACGAGGCGATCCGCGAGGCCACCGAGCACCAGCCCGATCTCGTCGTCCTCGACGTGATGCTGCCGGACATGGACGGCTTCACCGTCACCCGACGCCTGCGCGACCGCGGCGAGCAGTACCCCATCCTGTTCCTGACGGCGAAGGACGAGACCCAGGACAAGGTGGCAGGGCTCACCGTCGGCGGGGACGACTACGTCACCAAGCCGTTCAGTCTGGAGGAGGTCGTCGCCCGCATCCGCGCGGTGCTGCGCCGCACCCACGGCGGCCACGACGCGACGATCGACAGCTCCCTGGTGGTCGGGGACCTCCGCCTGGACGAGGATTCCCACGAGGTCTACCGGGCCGACGTCACCATCGAGCTGTCCCCCACCGAGTTCAAGCTCCTGCGCTACCTCATGCTCAACGCGGGCCGCGTCGTGTCCAAGACGCAGATCCTCGACCACGTGTGGGACTACGACTGGTCCGGCGAGGTCGGCATCGTCGAGTCCTACATCTCCTACCTGCGCCGCAAGATCGACGTCATCGGCGACCCGATGATCCACACCAAGCGCGGCATCGGCTACGTGCTGCGCGCCGCCGACGCCTCCTGA
- a CDS encoding lipopolysaccharide assembly LapA domain-containing protein, which translates to MSTGPETPDRPTDRTPADGADADGATGRDHAREAPAGTDGPAEPARGRRAADPGDGTGTAERPAQRTKQPEPVEPVSSGGGRTAGIWISLILGAIVLVLLLIFVIQNSAPASFDYFGASFELPLGVAMLLAAIAGALVMALVGSVRMIQMSWTIRKLRKQQEKIQRAAR; encoded by the coding sequence ATGAGCACCGGACCCGAGACCCCGGACCGTCCCACAGACCGCACGCCCGCGGACGGCGCAGATGCCGACGGCGCCACCGGGCGGGATCACGCTCGCGAGGCACCGGCAGGGACGGACGGCCCCGCCGAGCCGGCACGGGGTCGCCGCGCCGCCGACCCCGGGGACGGCACGGGCACCGCCGAACGGCCGGCGCAGCGGACGAAACAGCCCGAGCCCGTGGAGCCCGTCTCCTCCGGCGGCGGCCGGACGGCCGGGATCTGGATCTCCCTGATCCTCGGTGCGATCGTGCTGGTGCTCCTGCTGATCTTCGTGATCCAGAACAGCGCTCCGGCGAGCTTCGACTACTTCGGCGCGAGCTTCGAGCTGCCCCTGGGCGTGGCAATGCTGCTCGCGGCCATCGCCGGCGCACTGGTCATGGCCCTGGTCGGCTCGGTGCGGATGATCCAGATGAGCTGGACGATCCGCAAGCTGCGCAAGCAGCAGGAGAAGATCCAGCGCGCGGCCCGCTGA
- a CDS encoding DUF418 domain-containing protein: MARAGGVGSVPLSRRAGGPDLARGLALLGIALANTVGWLHGSPWTVLLKQQDATAWDRVADVLIALTVDNRGFPLFAMLFGYGIGSLHRRSQERGERTGHFLLRMLRRHVALLAIGLAHAILLFQGDILVAYALVGMLCVLLLTRRRVVLPLAGVIALPALGVWGWIDGIIGLSDGDGYASAAAADYLTGLVLRTELAGSEVATGLVSDIGLLAPMAIGVIAARVRLFEEVEANRDLLVPLARRGIGIGLVGAVPLTAVLVLDPGHQVLDSETALGVLGLVHQYSGLVGALGLAAAAALVAEHVRARGAATGQGRLLDRAVHGVEALGAVSLSAYVGQSLVFAALFPPYALDLGARLGTAGAAVIVVVTYLAMIPLAAALRRGEHRGPLEVVLRALAGSSMPRGTVPDPAAPAATAPARRPGGCP, translated from the coding sequence ATGGCACGCGCCGGGGGCGTGGGCTCCGTCCCGCTGAGCCGCCGCGCGGGCGGGCCGGATCTCGCGCGGGGCCTGGCGCTGCTCGGCATCGCTCTGGCCAACACCGTCGGCTGGCTGCACGGCTCGCCGTGGACCGTGCTGCTGAAGCAGCAGGACGCCACGGCCTGGGACCGGGTCGCCGACGTGCTGATCGCGCTGACGGTCGACAACCGCGGCTTCCCCCTGTTCGCGATGCTCTTCGGGTACGGGATCGGGAGCCTGCATCGCCGCTCCCAGGAGCGCGGGGAGCGCACCGGGCACTTCCTGCTGCGGATGCTGCGACGCCACGTGGCGCTGCTGGCGATCGGTCTGGCCCATGCGATCCTGCTGTTCCAGGGCGACATCCTCGTCGCCTACGCCCTGGTCGGGATGCTCTGCGTGCTGCTGTTGACCCGCCGCCGCGTCGTCCTGCCGCTGGCCGGCGTCATCGCCCTGCCGGCGCTCGGGGTGTGGGGCTGGATCGACGGGATCATCGGCCTGTCGGACGGAGACGGCTACGCCTCGGCCGCCGCTGCCGACTACCTCACGGGCCTGGTCCTGCGCACCGAGCTGGCGGGCTCCGAGGTGGCCACCGGTCTGGTCAGCGACATCGGTCTGCTGGCCCCGATGGCGATCGGGGTGATCGCGGCCCGGGTGCGCCTGTTCGAGGAGGTCGAGGCCAACCGTGACCTGCTCGTGCCCCTCGCGCGTCGGGGGATCGGGATCGGCCTGGTGGGAGCGGTGCCGCTGACCGCGGTGCTGGTCCTGGATCCCGGCCATCAGGTCCTCGACTCCGAGACCGCGCTCGGCGTCCTCGGGCTGGTCCACCAGTACAGCGGGCTGGTCGGCGCGCTCGGCCTCGCCGCGGCCGCCGCCCTGGTCGCCGAGCACGTCCGGGCCCGGGGCGCCGCCACCGGGCAGGGCCGGCTGCTGGACCGTGCGGTGCACGGCGTCGAAGCCCTGGGGGCGGTGTCGCTGAGCGCCTATGTGGGCCAGTCCCTCGTCTTCGCGGCCCTGTTCCCGCCGTACGCCCTCGACCTCGGGGCCCGGCTGGGCACGGCGGGCGCCGCTGTGATCGTCGTGGTGACCTACCTGGCGATGATCCCGCTCGCGGCCGCGCTGCGGCGCGGCGAGCACCGCGGACCGCTCGAGGTGGTGCTGCGTGCACTGGCCGGCTCGAGCATGCCCCGCGGGACCGTCCCGGACCCCGCGGCACCGGCCGCCACAGCCCCCGCGCGACGCCCTGGAGGTTGCCCGTGA
- a CDS encoding HAMP domain-containing sensor histidine kinase, with protein sequence MSLWTRIVALISLLLVIGVVITGSLSLFLLNRTLIQSVDNNLHSGMGEMLSLAQRELAGDVDDDVRSSVYTPVEYAVEVRDENGVPIEQVVVHYGNGDVAVPFPDLSDEEILQRGGRPFTVLDSSENRWRVVAMLNSGPEKGSVYVALPLTGVDRTMHEMALIIVLVGTLVVLVGMGLGGFMTHRALEPLQDVEATASQIAGGDLSRRVPVTDTSLEVHALARSLNEMLVRIEQSFAAQSASEEHATRSEARMRRFVGDASHELRTPLAAIRGFGELYRMGALGSDEDVASAMRRIEDEARRMGSLVENLLRLARLDENPDLALEPIDLTDALFDAAQDLRALDPGRQVMVVSLSGTPVSVQPHLSIGVLGDEASLRQVILNLVGNANRHTPKGSAVEIAVGYTDEGTVRIEVRDHGEGIDDDQREKVFERFYRTDSSRVRSATQGGGAGLGLSIAATIVQQHRGTIGVTETPGGGSTFWIELPGSDVEAEHRSQPDQVQALTSPQSPGEPTGPRTPGDPQSPSSGP encoded by the coding sequence GTGTCCCTGTGGACACGGATCGTCGCTCTGATCTCCCTGCTGCTGGTCATCGGCGTCGTCATCACCGGGAGCCTGTCGCTGTTCCTGCTGAATCGCACCCTGATCCAGTCGGTGGACAACAACCTCCACTCGGGCATGGGAGAGATGCTCTCGCTGGCCCAGCGCGAGCTCGCCGGGGACGTGGACGACGACGTCCGCAGCAGCGTCTACACCCCGGTGGAGTACGCCGTGGAGGTCCGCGACGAGAACGGCGTCCCGATCGAGCAGGTCGTCGTCCACTACGGCAACGGCGACGTGGCGGTCCCCTTCCCGGACCTCTCGGACGAGGAGATCCTCCAGCGCGGCGGCCGGCCCTTCACCGTCCTGGACTCCTCGGAGAACCGTTGGCGCGTCGTCGCCATGCTCAATTCCGGGCCCGAGAAGGGCAGCGTGTACGTGGCGCTGCCGCTGACCGGGGTGGACCGCACGATGCACGAGATGGCGCTGATCATCGTGCTGGTCGGCACCCTCGTGGTGCTGGTCGGGATGGGGCTGGGCGGTTTCATGACGCACCGCGCCCTCGAGCCGCTGCAGGATGTCGAGGCCACGGCCTCCCAGATCGCCGGCGGGGACCTCTCCCGCCGCGTCCCGGTCACCGACACCAGCCTCGAGGTCCATGCCCTCGCGCGATCGCTGAACGAGATGCTGGTGCGGATCGAGCAGTCCTTCGCCGCGCAGTCCGCCTCCGAGGAGCACGCCACCCGCTCCGAGGCCCGGATGCGCCGTTTCGTGGGCGATGCCTCCCATGAGCTGCGCACCCCGCTGGCCGCCATCCGCGGCTTCGGGGAGCTGTACCGGATGGGCGCGCTGGGATCCGACGAGGACGTCGCCTCGGCGATGCGCCGCATCGAGGACGAGGCCCGACGCATGGGATCGCTGGTGGAGAACCTCCTGCGTCTGGCGCGCCTGGACGAGAACCCGGACCTGGCCCTGGAGCCGATCGACCTCACCGACGCCCTCTTCGATGCGGCTCAGGACCTGCGCGCGCTGGACCCGGGCCGCCAGGTCATGGTGGTCTCGCTGTCGGGGACCCCGGTGTCGGTCCAGCCCCACCTGTCGATCGGGGTGCTCGGCGACGAGGCGTCCCTGCGCCAGGTGATCCTCAACCTGGTGGGCAACGCGAACCGGCACACCCCCAAGGGGTCGGCGGTGGAGATCGCCGTGGGGTACACCGACGAGGGCACCGTGCGCATCGAGGTCCGCGACCACGGCGAGGGCATCGACGACGACCAGCGCGAGAAGGTGTTCGAGCGCTTCTACCGCACGGACTCCTCCCGGGTGCGCTCGGCCACCCAGGGCGGCGGCGCGGGTCTGGGCCTGTCCATCGCGGCCACCATCGTCCAGCAGCATCGCGGCACCATCGGGGTCACCGAGACGCCCGGCGGCGGATCCACGTTCTGGATCGAGCTGCCCGGCAGCGACGTCGAGGCGGAGCACCGCTCCCAGCCCGATCAGGTGCAGGCGCTGACGAGCCCGCAGTCCCCCGGCGAGCCGACGGGCCCCCGGACCCCCGGCGATCCGCAGAGCCCGTCGTCCGGTCCCTGA
- a CDS encoding ribonuclease HI family protein, producing MTLTAAADGSALGNPGPAGWAWYIDENTWRAGGWPHGTNNMGELKAVLDLLEATAVDADQHLLILCDSQYVINSVTTWMPGWKRKGWRKKDGKPVLNVELLKDIDRALAGRSVEFEWVKGHSGHALNEAADQRANAAATAFSKSQDPQVGPGYRASGRGTRSPSGPAADRAARTPSADGGTPSGPAAPAPAAGPADDLFSLFDQPSATPEACSTASEETVLAADAPGATDFEQVTAREQALLSDALRADAPSAAELLHPSFTEIGASGRTYDRDAILAHLAPVPGIRAEGFVADDVAPGVVLLQYTTSGPDGAAARSSLWVREKGRWLLRHHQGTATDGR from the coding sequence ATGACCCTCACTGCAGCTGCCGACGGCTCCGCCCTGGGCAATCCCGGCCCGGCCGGCTGGGCCTGGTACATCGACGAGAACACCTGGCGCGCCGGCGGCTGGCCCCACGGCACCAACAACATGGGCGAGCTCAAGGCCGTGCTCGACCTGCTCGAGGCCACCGCCGTCGACGCCGATCAGCACCTGCTGATCCTCTGCGACAGCCAGTACGTCATCAACTCGGTCACGACGTGGATGCCGGGCTGGAAGCGCAAGGGCTGGCGCAAGAAGGACGGCAAGCCGGTGCTGAACGTCGAGCTGCTGAAGGACATCGATCGGGCGCTCGCCGGGCGCAGCGTCGAGTTCGAATGGGTCAAGGGCCACTCCGGGCACGCCCTGAACGAGGCCGCCGACCAGCGGGCCAATGCCGCCGCGACCGCCTTCTCGAAGTCACAGGACCCGCAGGTCGGGCCCGGATACCGCGCCTCCGGCCGGGGTACGCGCTCCCCGTCGGGCCCCGCCGCCGACCGGGCTGCTCGCACACCGTCCGCCGACGGCGGGACCCCGTCGGGCCCGGCCGCCCCGGCCCCCGCCGCCGGCCCTGCCGACGACCTCTTCAGCCTCTTCGACCAGCCCTCCGCGACCCCGGAGGCCTGCAGCACCGCCTCCGAGGAGACCGTGCTGGCCGCCGACGCCCCTGGCGCGACCGACTTCGAGCAGGTCACCGCCCGCGAGCAGGCCCTGCTGTCCGACGCCCTGCGCGCCGACGCGCCCAGCGCCGCCGAACTGCTGCACCCCTCCTTCACGGAGATCGGCGCCAGCGGTCGCACCTATGACCGCGACGCGATCCTCGCCCATCTCGCCCCGGTGCCCGGCATCCGGGCCGAGGGCTTCGTCGCCGACGACGTGGCCCCCGGCGTGGTGCTGCTGCAGTACACGACCAGCGGGCCGGACGGCGCCGCCGCCCGCAGCTCCCTGTGGGTCCGCGAGAAGGGTCGCTGGCTCCTGCGCCACCACCAGGGCACCGCGACCGACGGACGCTGA